A section of the Hemitrygon akajei chromosome 8, sHemAka1.3, whole genome shotgun sequence genome encodes:
- the LOC140731638 gene encoding uncharacterized protein — MDRHSKKAFLVRAGILLLALNSAFVALATNFTNHLKPLGTTEEKYVTNATKLLDTTEETHATDAPELLDTTEEVYVTGAPELLDTTEEEYVTDAPELLDTTEEVYVTGAPELLNTTEEVYVTDAPELLDTTEEEYVTDAPELLDTTEEEYVTDAPELLDTTEEEYVTDAPELLDTTEEEYVTDAPELLDTTEEEYVTDAPELLDTTEEEYVTDAPELLDTTEEEYVTDAPELLETTEEEYVTDAPELLDTTEEEYVTDAPELLDTTEEEYVTDAPELLDTTEEEYVMDTPKLLGSIKKIHSTNTFNLLGTTEQKVASFSSYILLLIIGILIVVCTILLVLAIAFAYQASILKKRLRKRSVRSNSDFIKTASLWSNGVPQMPEESAESNVTIEEVKPLKAEDVA; from the coding sequence ATGGATCGACACTCAAAGAAGGCTTTCTTGGTAAGAGCTGGAATCTTGCTTCTTGCTTTGAACAGTGCATTTGTGGCTCTAGCAACTAATTTCACCAATCATCTCAAACCTCTTGGTACCACTGAGGAGAAGTATGTTACCAATGCTACCAAACTACTTGACACCACCGAGGAAACGCATGCTACAGATGCCCCTGAACTACTTGATACCACTGAGGAAGTGTATGTTACAGGTGCCCCTGAACTACTCGATACCACTGAGGAAGAGTATGTTACGGATGCCCCTGAACTACTTGATACCACTGAGGAAGTGTATGTTACAGGTGCCCCTGAACTACTCAATACCACTGAGGAAGTGTATGTTACAGATGCCCCTGAACTACTCGATACCACTGAGGAAGAGTATGTTACGGATGCCCCTGAACTACTTGATACCACTGAGGAAGAGTATGTTACAGATGCCCCTGAACTACTCGATACCACCGAGGAAGAGTATGTTACAGATGCCCCTGAACTACTCGATACCACTGAGGAAGAGTATGTTACAGATGCCCCTGAACTACTCGATACCACCGAGGAAGAGTATGTTACGGATGCCCCTGAACTACTTGATACCACTGAGGAAGAGTATGTTACGGATGCCCCTGAACTACTTGATACCACTGAGGAAGAGTATGTTACGGATGCCCCCGAACTACTCGAAACCACTGAGGAAGAGTATGTAACTGATGCCCCTGAACTACTCGATACCACTGAGGAAGAGTATGTTACGGATGCCCCTGAACTACTCGATACCACTGAGGAAGAGTATGTTACAGATGCCCCTGAACTACTTGATACCACTGAGGAAGAGTATGTTATGGATACCCCTAAACTACTTGGTAGCATTAAGAAAATCCATTCTACGAATACCTTTAATCTACTTGGTACCACTGAACAGAAGGTCGCAAGTTTTAGTTCTTACATTTTGTTACTTATCATAGGCATATTAATCGTTGTTTGCACAATTCTGTTGGTATTGGCAATTGCCTTCGCCTATCAAGCATCAATTCTCAAGAAAAGACTGAGAAAAAGGTCGGTAAGAAGCAattctgacttcattaaaacagcCAGCCTCTGGTCGAATGGTGTTCCGCAAATGCCAGAAGAGTCAGCAGAAAGCAATGTCACAATTGAAGAAGTCAAACCTTTGAAAGCGGAGGATGTAGCCTAG